The Pirellulales bacterium genome includes a window with the following:
- a CDS encoding permease has protein sequence MTPYRWATPGDINAFCGLVLDNLAVMVLLVSMLVGTYGFDASFALRYMIPGTALGVVVGDLCFTWMAFRLAARTGRNDVTAMPLGLDTPSTFGMVFFVLGDAFVTAKAAGLAPEEACRHAWHIGICALITSGVFKLACATLSGWIRQIVPRAGLLGSLAAIALVLIGFLPLLEVAHLPVVGYVTLAVILTALVARVPLPGRVPGALGALVVGCVVYFLMSATGTLGYDPGALSHTAFEPQLGLLVPWPSLAWLDTFGASLKYLPVVIPFALATVVGGIDCTESAAAAGDEYSTGRVIAIEGLATLVAGLCGGVIQTTPYIGQPAYKAMGGRAAYTLAAALFIGLAGMTGSFAYVYAYLPKPAIFPILIFIGLEITAQSYHATPQRHYPAVGLACLPAIAYLVVIFTDNLLAQTGTSVAALKPPLDVQLPTLRVLSAGFIVTSLLWAATLASIIDGRLKGAAGFVAAAALLSAFGVIHSPLPGSPMFLPWNLDTRSLPPALAGQTPYHLAAAYGLVAALLFGWGLWLGDRKLTVDEAP, from the coding sequence TTGACGCCGTACCGTTGGGCCACTCCAGGTGACATAAACGCATTCTGCGGCTTGGTTTTGGACAACCTCGCCGTGATGGTGCTGTTGGTCAGCATGCTGGTGGGCACCTACGGCTTCGATGCAAGTTTTGCTCTTCGTTACATGATTCCCGGCACCGCACTGGGGGTGGTGGTCGGGGATCTCTGCTTTACCTGGATGGCGTTTCGCCTGGCCGCACGCACCGGACGCAACGACGTCACTGCTATGCCTTTGGGGCTCGATACGCCGAGCACCTTCGGGATGGTGTTTTTTGTCCTGGGTGATGCTTTTGTTACCGCCAAGGCGGCTGGACTTGCTCCGGAGGAGGCCTGCCGCCATGCCTGGCACATTGGCATCTGTGCCCTGATCACTAGTGGCGTGTTCAAGTTGGCCTGCGCAACGCTCTCCGGCTGGATTCGTCAAATTGTTCCCCGGGCGGGTCTGTTGGGGTCGCTAGCAGCCATCGCCCTGGTGCTGATTGGCTTTCTCCCCCTGCTCGAGGTGGCCCACCTGCCCGTGGTGGGGTATGTCACGCTGGCGGTCATCCTCACGGCTCTCGTCGCGCGCGTTCCCTTGCCGGGACGCGTCCCGGGGGCCCTGGGCGCCCTGGTGGTGGGTTGCGTCGTCTATTTCTTGATGAGCGCCACCGGGACGCTGGGCTACGATCCCGGCGCGCTATCCCACACAGCATTTGAGCCTCAACTGGGCCTGTTAGTTCCCTGGCCCAGCCTCGCCTGGCTCGATACGTTCGGCGCTTCGCTCAAATACCTGCCCGTGGTGATCCCGTTCGCGCTGGCGACTGTCGTGGGCGGCATCGACTGCACGGAAAGCGCGGCAGCCGCCGGCGACGAATACTCCACCGGGCGGGTCATCGCCATCGAGGGACTGGCCACGCTCGTCGCCGGGCTGTGCGGCGGGGTGATCCAGACGACGCCCTACATCGGCCAACCGGCCTACAAGGCGATGGGCGGGCGCGCCGCCTACACGCTCGCCGCGGCGCTGTTCATCGGCCTGGCCGGCATGACGGGCTCGTTCGCCTACGTCTATGCCTATCTGCCCAAGCCGGCGATTTTTCCGATCCTGATCTTCATCGGCTTGGAGATCACGGCGCAGAGCTACCACGCCACGCCGCAGCGTCATTACCCGGCCGTAGGACTGGCCTGCTTGCCGGCGATCGCCTACCTGGTCGTGATCTTCACCGACAACCTGTTGGCTCAAACGGGCACTTCGGTCGCCGCGCTCAAACCGCCGCTCGACGTGCAGTTGCCCACGCTGCGGGTGCTCTCGGCCGGATTTATTGTCACCAGCCTGTTGTGGGCCGCTACTCTGGCGTCGATCATCGATGGGCGACTCAAGGGCGCCGCCGGGTTTGTGGCCGCGGCTGCGCTGTTGAGCGCGTTCGGGGTGATTCACTCGCCGCTGCCCGGCAGCCCGATGTTCTTGCCCTGGAACCTCGACACCCGCAGCCTGCCCCCGGCGCTGGCCGGACAGACACCCTATCACCTCGCCGCGGCCTATGGGCTCGTGGCCGCGCTGTTGTTTGGCTGGGGCTTGTGGCTCGGCGATCGTAAGCTGACGGTCGACGAAGCACCCTAA
- a CDS encoding lysophospholipid acyltransferase family protein, which yields MRAWFGKLILKLIGWRLEGGKPALNKYVIIAAPHTSNWDLLVAVAMSMVLGIYVHWVGKHTLFRWPFGGFMRWIGGVPVDRRSRHNAVQQIAAEFARHDEFILMVPPEGTRHRPEYWKSGFYYIAQKAKVPIAMGFLDYGRKVGGIGPLLHVTGDLKADVQVLRDFYAGMTGYYPDNFCPPRLREEVEAPADAKS from the coding sequence ATGCGTGCCTGGTTCGGCAAGCTGATCTTGAAGCTCATCGGTTGGCGCCTGGAAGGGGGCAAGCCGGCGCTCAACAAATACGTCATCATCGCCGCGCCGCACACATCGAACTGGGACCTGCTCGTCGCGGTGGCGATGTCGATGGTCCTGGGGATTTACGTGCACTGGGTCGGCAAACACACGCTGTTCCGTTGGCCGTTCGGCGGCTTCATGCGCTGGATCGGCGGCGTGCCCGTCGATCGCCGCTCGCGGCACAACGCGGTGCAGCAAATCGCGGCCGAGTTTGCCCGGCACGACGAGTTCATCCTGATGGTGCCGCCGGAGGGCACGCGCCATCGGCCCGAGTATTGGAAAAGCGGCTTCTATTACATCGCCCAAAAGGCCAAGGTCCCGATCGCGATGGGCTTTCTCGACTATGGCCGCAAGGTGGGCGGCATTGGCCCGCTGTTGCACGTGACCGGCGACTTGAAGGCCGACGTGCAGGTGCTGCGCGATTTTTACGCGGGCATGACGGGCTACTATCCCGACAACTTCTGCCCGCCGCGGCTGCGCGAAGAGGTCGAAGCGCCGGCCGACGCCAAGTCGTGA
- a CDS encoding DinB family protein, translating into MFTHERTLYRFNLSMVQLIAADIPDDELRLVPFPGANPPAWILGHLAICTDFAARLLGLGRECPRAWHAMFGPGSKPAELGDNVPSKAELLAALVAGHARVTEAARTADPAAMQQPQTVEVLKGTPLETIGDVLAHLMCTHESFHIAQLSACRRKLGKAPLI; encoded by the coding sequence ATGTTTACCCACGAACGCACGCTGTATCGCTTCAATCTCTCGATGGTGCAATTGATCGCCGCGGATATTCCGGACGACGAGCTGCGGTTGGTGCCCTTTCCAGGCGCGAATCCGCCGGCTTGGATTCTCGGGCACCTGGCGATCTGCACCGACTTTGCCGCCCGGCTGCTGGGGCTGGGGCGCGAGTGCCCGCGCGCGTGGCATGCTATGTTCGGGCCCGGCAGCAAGCCGGCCGAGCTGGGCGACAACGTGCCGTCGAAGGCCGAGCTGCTGGCCGCGCTCGTGGCGGGTCATGCACGCGTCACCGAAGCGGCGCGCACCGCCGATCCGGCCGCCATGCAGCAGCCGCAGACGGTCGAGGTCCTCAAAGGCACGCCGCTCGAAACGATCGGCGACGTCTTGGCCCACCTGATGTGCACGCACGAGTCGTTCCACATCGCACAGTTGTCGGCCTGTCGCCGCAAGCTCGGCAAGGCGCCGTTGATCTAG
- a CDS encoding PEP-CTERM sorting domain-containing protein, which produces MMRSVAFLLIVASTVLGFATTRSFAAPAYVHLNLAGSSLLLTIDALGAITATVGFNPTGTQEIFFDDGCDPTSMTFDHGDFSLSDQTLQLNLGALGNVRVGFAGVKLGGLVSTGNVPLNYTGGTWNYTFDPGDPTGGNVTSIAIDEGLLTYVGSGAISLLLGSGTLDFATDPVIADLPSLGQTGTLTRTLLSSASSSYSVVLSAPLSVYTAVDSDLGIYATLQGVILATGTYMCVPEPSTLVLLSIALVGLIPICRRIRK; this is translated from the coding sequence ATGATGAGAAGCGTCGCATTTCTATTGATCGTCGCCTCAACGGTGTTGGGTTTCGCCACGACCAGGTCGTTTGCCGCGCCCGCATACGTTCACCTGAACCTGGCGGGTTCGAGCCTGCTGCTGACGATTGACGCGCTGGGTGCGATCACCGCCACGGTCGGCTTCAATCCGACCGGCACGCAGGAGATCTTCTTTGACGACGGCTGTGACCCCACGTCGATGACTTTCGACCATGGTGATTTTTCCCTGAGCGATCAGACCCTGCAGCTCAATCTCGGCGCCCTCGGCAATGTGCGCGTCGGCTTTGCAGGCGTGAAGCTCGGCGGCCTGGTGAGCACGGGCAACGTGCCGCTCAACTACACCGGCGGCACCTGGAACTACACGTTTGATCCGGGCGATCCGACGGGTGGCAATGTAACCAGCATCGCCATCGACGAGGGTCTGCTGACTTATGTCGGTTCGGGTGCCATCTCGCTGCTGCTCGGCTCGGGTACGCTCGATTTCGCGACCGACCCGGTCATCGCCGACCTGCCGTCGCTCGGCCAGACCGGCACGTTGACGCGCACGTTGTTGAGTAGTGCCAGCAGTTCCTATTCCGTGGTGCTCTCGGCTCCGCTGTCGGTGTACACCGCCGTAGACTCTGACCTGGGCATCTACGCCACGCTGCAAGGGGTGATTCTCGCCACCGGCACCTACATGTGCGTTCCGGAGCCCTCAACGCTGGTCTTGCTGAGCATTGCCCTGGTTGGCTTGATCCCGATTTGCCGGCGGATCAGGAAATAG
- a CDS encoding serine/threonine protein kinase: protein MESRRLGPFELGEKIGTGGMGVVYRATHLPTGKQVAVKLVRADLEDNARIVARFKRELEILKRLRHPHIVRCYGGGVDGTRMFLAMKIVDGGSLAGLVRQRGRLSWEDTIHFGVQICEALEYAHSEGIIHRDLKPSNLLLTRDGRVKLSDFGLARYPGASALTVDGRALGTCYYTAPELIRGSAATYKCDLYSLGCLLYELVTGQKVFKAESLAEMFAMHLEKTPAPVSSIALDCPIWLETLIHRLMAKNPADRPHDAGVVRAQLLEIPKKVAEQQSVIGHSLSGESSAFGMMADGGEVRKALGGGKKKRSARGPVWDQPWFLAACLLLLAALVGWALWPMSESQLYAHAQTLMKSTDPVEWRRAEEEYLRPYLARFPEGPHASDVRTWLDQIEMHMAEQRLRNNQRLGREPSCEAERLFAHAWRYEQFGDRITAVEEYRSMIHLLGDAVDDKTRPFLNLARRQLAALEGQAGTPDDRRRLVEAALAQAEELAAAGDMLAAHTKWQSIITLYGQNKELAPLVERAQARLAGRETPVVETGEAPATPATTPANATAPATAQPPRSADGAAATPTPRAVRRRAS from the coding sequence ATGGAGTCTCGCCGCCTAGGCCCGTTTGAACTCGGCGAGAAGATCGGCACCGGCGGCATGGGCGTCGTCTATCGGGCCACGCACCTGCCCACCGGCAAACAGGTCGCCGTCAAGCTGGTCCGGGCCGACCTGGAAGACAATGCCCGGATCGTCGCGCGCTTCAAGCGCGAACTGGAGATTCTCAAGCGGCTGCGACACCCGCACATCGTCCGCTGCTACGGCGGGGGCGTCGACGGCACGCGGATGTTCCTGGCGATGAAGATCGTCGACGGCGGCTCGCTGGCCGGGCTGGTGCGGCAGCGCGGTCGGTTGTCGTGGGAAGACACCATCCACTTCGGCGTGCAAATCTGCGAGGCGCTCGAATATGCCCACAGCGAGGGGATCATCCATCGCGATCTGAAGCCCTCGAACTTGCTGCTGACGCGCGACGGCCGGGTCAAGCTGAGCGATTTCGGCCTGGCGCGCTACCCGGGCGCTTCGGCGCTAACGGTCGACGGTCGCGCGCTGGGGACGTGCTACTACACCGCGCCGGAGCTGATTCGTGGCTCGGCGGCGACCTACAAATGCGACCTCTATTCGCTCGGTTGTCTGCTGTACGAGCTGGTGACCGGGCAAAAGGTCTTCAAGGCCGAATCGCTGGCCGAGATGTTCGCGATGCACTTGGAGAAGACGCCGGCGCCGGTGTCGTCGATCGCGCTCGACTGCCCGATCTGGCTCGAGACGCTGATCCACCGGCTGATGGCCAAGAACCCGGCCGACCGGCCGCACGACGCAGGCGTGGTCCGGGCGCAACTGCTGGAAATCCCCAAGAAAGTGGCCGAGCAGCAGAGCGTGATCGGCCATTCGCTCAGCGGCGAATCGTCGGCCTTCGGCATGATGGCCGACGGTGGCGAGGTGCGCAAGGCACTCGGCGGCGGCAAGAAGAAACGCTCGGCGCGCGGCCCGGTCTGGGACCAGCCGTGGTTTCTGGCCGCATGTTTACTGCTGCTGGCGGCGCTGGTCGGTTGGGCGCTGTGGCCGATGAGCGAAAGCCAGTTGTACGCGCATGCCCAGACGCTGATGAAAAGCACGGACCCGGTCGAATGGCGCCGGGCCGAGGAAGAATACCTGCGGCCGTACCTGGCGCGATTTCCCGAGGGCCCTCACGCCAGCGACGTGCGAACCTGGCTCGATCAGATCGAAATGCACATGGCCGAGCAGCGGCTGCGCAACAATCAGCGCTTGGGGCGCGAACCGAGCTGCGAGGCCGAACGGCTGTTCGCGCATGCCTGGAGGTATGAACAATTTGGCGACCGGATCACGGCCGTCGAGGAATACCGCAGCATGATCCACCTGCTGGGTGACGCGGTCGACGACAAGACGCGGCCGTTTTTGAACCTGGCTCGACGGCAGCTCGCCGCGCTCGAAGGACAGGCCGGTACGCCGGACGATCGCCGCCGGCTGGTCGAAGCGGCCCTGGCCCAGGCCGAAGAGCTGGCCGCCGCGGGCGACATGCTGGCCGCCCACACCAAGTGGCAGTCGATCATCACGCTGTACGGCCAAAACAAGGAGCTGGCTCCCCTGGTCGAGCGGGCACAGGCCCGGCTGGCGGGCCGTGAAACGCCGGTCGTGGAAACCGGCGAAGCCCCGGCAACTCCGGCCACGACGCCGGCCAATGCCACGGCGCCGGCCACCGCACAGCCGCCGCGTAGCGCCGACGGGGCCGCGGCAACGCCGACGCCGCGCGCCGTGCGGCGGCGAGCGAGTTGA
- a CDS encoding FHA domain-containing protein → MGAITIQVIDGADRGRVFEQLATPVTVGREEGNTIQLNDERVSRFHLKIQEDHEKFVLTDLESTNGTKVNGEDIQLRILRYGDMIAVGRSVLVFGSPRQIAGRLAALRGAPPEPRAADKDQPADGGLSLDFELNYSEQAADHVTLHAPQPPELPEHLSPGQAAQLSELLEYLHLRLRNLLGSVRTVEGAEQVTLEVRQWQSLLELQGRLAKYLREVADPERPE, encoded by the coding sequence ATGGGTGCGATCACGATTCAAGTGATTGACGGCGCGGATCGCGGCCGCGTCTTCGAGCAACTGGCGACTCCCGTCACGGTCGGGCGCGAAGAAGGCAATACGATCCAACTGAACGACGAACGCGTCAGCCGGTTTCATCTGAAGATCCAGGAAGATCACGAAAAGTTCGTCCTCACCGACCTGGAAAGCACCAACGGCACCAAGGTCAACGGCGAGGACATTCAACTCCGCATCCTGCGCTATGGCGACATGATCGCCGTGGGGCGCTCGGTGCTGGTGTTCGGCTCGCCACGGCAAATCGCCGGTCGCTTGGCGGCGCTGCGCGGCGCGCCGCCCGAGCCGCGCGCCGCCGACAAAGACCAGCCGGCCGACGGCGGCCTCTCACTCGATTTCGAGTTGAACTACTCGGAGCAGGCGGCCGATCATGTCACGCTTCACGCGCCGCAGCCGCCCGAGCTGCCGGAGCACTTGAGCCCCGGCCAGGCCGCCCAGCTCTCCGAGCTGCTGGAGTATCTGCACCTGCGGCTGCGCAACCTGCTCGGCTCGGTGCGCACGGTCGAAGGCGCGGAGCAAGTGACGCTCGAGGTGCGCCAATGGCAAAGCCTGCTGGAACTGCAGGGCAGGCTGGCCAAGTACCTGCGCGAAGTGGCCGACCCTGAGCGGCCGGAGTAG